A genomic stretch from Astatotilapia calliptera chromosome 4, fAstCal1.2, whole genome shotgun sequence includes:
- the tlcd4b gene encoding TLC domain-containing protein 4-B gives METRELTVVAGSFVGFQLLFSVASPPLSSAITPGYGRLPPTKLTEWNSRLVSTVHALIVGLFCLYILWYDDAVNANPVWGDPSLVKLNVAITCGYLLYDLVLLACNWSTMGDSFFVCHHLAALYAYGYVLTRGVLPYFANFRLISELSTPFVNQRWFFESLKYPRSHRLVVLNGVAMAVVFFLVRIAVMPSYWASVFATFGTPEFERLGLGAQVAWITSCIALDVLNIIWMYKITRGCYKVLTGRGGRKVKVEAEASSSLDKKHTNNHTD, from the exons ATGGAGACGAGAGAGTTGACCGTGGTAGCTGGTAGCTTTGTGGGTTTCCAGCTTCTCTTCTCAGTGGCCAGCCCGCCGCTCTCCTCCGCCATTACCCCAGGTTATGGACGGCTGCCTCCCACCAAGCTCACTGAATGGAACTCCAG GTTAGTGTCCACAGTGCACGCGTTGATTGTGGGCTTGTTCTGTTTGTACATCCTGTGGTACGATGACGCAGTCAACGCCAACCCTGTCTG GGGTGACCCCAGTCTCGTCAAACTAAATGTAGCCATAACCTGTGGTTACCTCCTATATG ACCTGGTGCTGCTAGCATGTAATTGGAGCACTATGGGGGACAGCTTTTTCGTTTGCCACCACTTGGCGGCGCTCTATGCTTACGGATATGTTTTG ACCCGTGGTGTCCTTCCCTACTTTGCCAATTTCCGTCTCATTTCTGAGCTATCCACACCATTTGTGAACCAAAG GTGGTTCTTCGAGTCATTAAAGTACCCACGCTCACACCGGTTGGTGGTATTAAATGGGGTTGCTATGGCTGTGGTGTTCTTCCTGGTGCGCATTGCAGTCATGCCATCCTACTGGGCCAGTGTATTCGCCACTTTTGGCACTCCGGAGTTTGAGCGGCTGGGCTTGGGTGCCCAGGTGGCATGGATCACCTCCTGCATTGCCCTGGATGTCTTGAACATTATTTGGATGTACAAAATCACTCGGGGCTGCTACAAGGTCCTGACTGGGAGAGGAGGGCGAAAGGTCAAGGTAGAAGCAGAGGCGTCATCTTCCTTAGATAAGAAGCACACAAACAACCATACAGACTGA